Proteins encoded by one window of Salicibibacter halophilus:
- a CDS encoding glycerol-3-phosphate dehydrogenase/oxidase has protein sequence MAESELDLLIIGGGITGAGTALDAQTRGMETGLIEMQDFAAGTSSRSTKLIHGGLRYLKNFEVKMVAEVGKERAIVYENAPHVTTPLRIMLPFYKGGTFGSFTTSIGLSIYDRLAGVKKAERRTMMSAKDAKKNEPILADKQLRGAGMYVEYRTDDARLTLEVAKTAAEKGAQLANYVKAESFIYDDDKVIGVVARDVTTNKTIKIYAKKIVNATGPWVDHLREQDRSKTGKTIHLSKGVHLVFSKKRLPLQQAIYFDTPFKDGRMMFAIPRGDKVYVGTTETGYDGDQREPGVTDDDVAYIIKATNAMFPGYHIAIDDVESSWSGLRPLIHEEGKDPSDISRKDEIFHSKSGLITIAGGKLTGYRKMADSIVSMVAEELEKGTGASYPACQTKKLVLSGGDVGGSQELVAFNETFAQAGMKLGLDEKTSRELVERYGSNVSQVFMYLEDEEADTFQLPKDVWASLRYALEHEMTLTPVDFFLRRTSYLLFDIDKARENKEAVVEAMAAKLQWSKEEKARCITELNEMWEILTFVRG, from the coding sequence ATGGCCGAATCGGAGCTAGATCTTTTAATTATCGGAGGAGGCATTACAGGCGCGGGAACCGCGCTTGATGCGCAAACCCGCGGGATGGAGACAGGTCTTATTGAAATGCAGGATTTTGCAGCAGGAACTTCGAGTCGTTCCACGAAACTTATTCATGGCGGTTTGCGGTATTTGAAAAATTTTGAAGTGAAGATGGTAGCGGAGGTTGGAAAAGAGCGCGCAATTGTTTATGAAAATGCGCCGCACGTGACCACGCCGTTACGTATAATGTTGCCGTTTTATAAAGGCGGAACATTCGGCTCGTTTACGACATCGATCGGGTTGTCGATCTACGATCGGCTCGCAGGTGTAAAAAAAGCGGAACGCCGCACGATGATGAGCGCGAAAGATGCGAAGAAAAATGAGCCGATATTAGCGGATAAACAATTGCGCGGAGCGGGCATGTATGTGGAATATCGCACCGATGATGCACGTTTAACGTTGGAAGTCGCGAAAACAGCGGCGGAGAAAGGCGCGCAACTTGCCAACTATGTGAAGGCAGAATCGTTTATTTATGACGATGACAAAGTGATCGGTGTTGTTGCCCGTGACGTAACCACCAATAAAACGATCAAAATTTACGCGAAGAAAATCGTTAATGCGACCGGCCCCTGGGTTGATCACTTACGGGAGCAGGATCGTTCGAAAACAGGAAAAACCATTCATTTGTCCAAAGGTGTTCACCTCGTCTTTTCCAAAAAGCGTTTGCCTCTGCAACAAGCGATTTATTTTGATACGCCCTTTAAGGATGGACGGATGATGTTCGCGATTCCGAGGGGAGACAAAGTCTACGTGGGAACGACGGAAACGGGTTATGATGGAGACCAGCGTGAACCGGGCGTGACAGATGACGATGTCGCTTATATTATAAAAGCAACCAACGCGATGTTTCCAGGCTACCACATCGCGATAGACGATGTGGAATCGAGCTGGTCAGGTCTGCGGCCGCTCATTCACGAGGAAGGGAAGGATCCATCGGATATTTCCCGTAAGGACGAAATTTTTCATTCGAAAAGTGGATTAATAACGATTGCCGGCGGAAAATTAACCGGCTACCGCAAAATGGCCGATTCCATTGTCTCTATGGTAGCCGAGGAGTTGGAAAAGGGCACAGGCGCATCTTACCCAGCTTGCCAAACAAAAAAACTTGTCCTCTCCGGCGGTGATGTCGGCGGGTCACAGGAACTGGTTGCTTTTAACGAAACGTTTGCTCAGGCGGGCATGAAACTGGGGTTAGATGAGAAAACGTCCAGGGAGCTGGTGGAACGTTACGGTTCCAACGTGTCGCAAGTCTTTATGTATCTGGAAGATGAGGAAGCCGACACTTTTCAACTTCCGAAGGATGTTTGGGCATCGTTAAGGTATGCCTTGGAACATGAAATGACGCTGACACCGGTTGATTTTTTCCTTCGCCGCACGTCGTATCTTTTATTTGATATCGATAAGGCGCGAGAAAATAAAGAGGCTGTTGTCGAAGCTATGGCAGCGAAGTTGCAGTGGTCAAAAGAAGAAAAAGCAAGGTGCATAACAGAACTTAATGAGATGTGGGAAATCTTAACATTCGTAAGGGGATGA